A single region of the Sorghum bicolor cultivar BTx623 chromosome 7, Sorghum_bicolor_NCBIv3, whole genome shotgun sequence genome encodes:
- the LOC8081345 gene encoding uncharacterized protein LOC8081345, whose protein sequence is MAQWGSSVAASLDRWIGIGPCRCSSPLPPFRAAALPRRRSRRSAGARNGRIGCASVPRELGTAAELPPVVEEEAVACEECSGLGWMLCDFCKGKKNNVKSEGTRVYRRCPTCKAAGFILCPRCRVYKCITFPESSES, encoded by the exons ATGGCGCAGTGGGGGAGCAGCGTCGCCGCGAGCCTGGACCGGTGGATTGGGATCGGTCCATGCCGCTGCAGCTCGCCGCTGCCACCGTTCCGGGCGGCCGCGCTaccgcggcggcgcagcaggcgTAGTGCGGGGGCGAGGAACGGCCGGATCGGCTGCGCGTCCGTCCCACGGGAACTCGGCACGGCCGCGGAGCTGCCGCCAGTGGTCGAG GAAGAAGCGGTAGCGTGCGAAGAGTGCAGCGGCTTGGGGTGGATGCTCTGCGACTTCTGCAAGGGGAAGAAGAACAACGTCAAGTCGGAGGGCACCCGGGTGTACCGCCGTTGCCCAACGTGCAAGGCG GCGGGCTTCATCCTGTGCCCAAGATGCAGGGTGTACAAGTGCATCACCTTCCCTGAGAGCAGTGAATCGTGA
- the LOC8064003 gene encoding uncharacterized protein LOC8064003 yields MAAVEREDHRQRQVVFACGMSSSSRYQSRPKVLAVRFGKRRRAALAACSSTRRRRRRVTDSDAAVTGDASSSWASLPEDLVDLIACRVLAVDLLDYVRFRAVCPHWRSSTASPRGRGIVDRRFHPRRWMMLPEGHGLYPGHGKLRGFVRFFNLSTGAFVRVHLPLFRDHCVLDSIDGLLLLQRDHDTAARLLNPFTGDILDFPPLETLLPYVGSQTSQGRWFYIRHVNATSMNVSADGVVSLMIFGGSCWSKIVFATSREQRWRVSSYFVDQYSSPLSFQGKIYVLRSTDCYAKPEILEIGPPQLLQGKEELWMPPPRSIAKCPLPCSSDKTGINYPYLAECGTEMMVVSMTNNFNKLLVHRVADLMLGRAVPVTRIGGNCLFIDRRKLYVSSKAFPTIVDDTIVFYSMQKRMLAQYHLSSGTILPATNIPNAEDAGPSPCSIISHIYTCCYREKWNKGQIAFRGGNNRWRVKSKWRTGA; encoded by the exons ATGGCTGCCGTTGAACGTGAGGATCACCGTCAGCGTCAGGTCGTCTTTGCCTG CGgcatgtcgtcgtcgtcgaggtaCCAGAGTCGGCCAAAGGTCTTGGCTGTGCGCTTCGGCAAGCGGCGCCGAGCAGCCTTGGCTGCGTGCAGCAGCACGCGCCGGCGACGACGGAGGGTCACTGATTCCGACGCCGCCGTCACTGGGGACGCATCGTCCTCGTGGGCGTCCCTGCCCGAGGATCTGGTGGACCTGATCGCCTGTCGGGTGCTGGCGGTCGACTTGCTGGACTACGTCCGGTTCCGCGCCGTGTGCCCGCACTGGCGCTCCAGCACGGCCAGCCCGCGCGGCCGCGGCATCGTCGACCGGCGCTTCCACCCGCGGCGGTGGATGATGCTCCCCGAGGGCCACGGCCTGTACCCGGGCCACGGAAAGCTGCGCGGGTTCGTTCGCTTCTTCAACCTCTCGACCGGCGCCTTCGTCCGCGTCCACCTCCCGCTCTTCAGGGATCACTGCGTCCTCGACTCCATCGACGGCCTCCTCCTGCTGCAGCGGGACCACGACACCGCCGCCCGCCTCCTCAACCCCTTCACCGGCGACATCCTTGACTTCCCGCCTCTGGAGACTCTCCTACCGTACGTGGGCTCGCAGACGAGCCAAGGCAGGTGGTTCTATATCAGACATGTCAATGCTACCTCCATGAACGTGAGCGCGGATGGAGTCGTCTCGCTCATGATATTTGGGGGAAGCTGTTGGTCCAAGATAGTCTTTGCTACCTCCAGGGAACAGCGATGGAGAGTTTCAAGCTATTTCGTGGATCAATACAGCAGTCCACTGTCGTTCCAAGGCAAGATATATGTGTTGAGGTCTACTGACTGTTACGCCAAACCAGAAATCCTAGAGATCGGCCCCCCACAGCTACTACAAGGGAAGGAGGAACTCTGGATGCCACCACCAAGGTCCATTGCCAAATGTCCACTTCCATGTAGTTCAGACAAGACCGGGATTAATTACCCCTATCTGGCAGAATGCGGCACAGAGATGATGGTGGTCAGTATGACCAACAATTTCAACAAACTTTTAGTTCACAGAGTAGCTGACCTTATGCTGGGAAGGGCTGTCCCGGTGACACGCATTGGTGGCAATTGCCTCTTCATTGACAGGAGGAAGCTGTATGTCAGTTCTAAGGCGTTTCCTACCATTGTGGATGACACAATTGTCTTTTACAGTATGCAAAAACGTATGCTCGCTCAATATCACCTCAGCAGCGGCACAATATTGCCGGCGACAAATATACCTAACGCAGAAGATGCTGGGCCAAGTCCTTGCAGCATCATTAGCCATATCTACACATGTTGCTATCGTGAAAAATG GAACAAGGGACAAATAGCGTTTCGGGGGGGAAACAACAGGTGGcgggtgaagagcaagtggcGAACTGGG GCCTAA
- the LOC8081346 gene encoding isoamylase 1, chloroplastic, which yields MTQLPSVSSPRPLLAVPAVRWRAGVRARPNAAGSAGAGRGRLFFRAAAARPVATAVQAEQEDGEEEEEVVVEERYALGGACRVLAGMPAPLGATALHGGVNFAVYSSGASAASLCLFTPDDLKAETVTEEVPLDPLLNLTGNVWHVFIHGDQLHDMLYGYRFDGVFAPERGQYYDVSNIVVDPYAKAVVSRGKYGVPGPGDNCWPQMAGMIPLPHSTFNWQGDLPLKYHQKDLVIYEMHLRGFTKHDSSNAKHPGTYIGAVSKLDHLKELGVNCIELMPCHEFNELEYFSSSSKMNFWGYSTINFFSPMARYSSSGIRDSGRGAINEFKTFVREAHKRGIEVIMDVVFNHTAEGNEKGPILSFRGIDNSTYYMLAPKGEFYNYSGCGNTFNCNHPVVREFIVDCLRYWVTEMHVDGFRFDLASIMTRGCSLWDPVNVYGSPMEGDMITTGTPLVSPPLVDMISNDPILGDVKLIAEAWDAGGLYQVGQFPHWNVWSEWNGKYRDTVRQFIKGTDGFAGAFAECLCGSPQLYQAGGRKPWHSVNFVCAHDGFTLADLVTYNNKYNLSNGENNRDGENHNLSWNCGEEGEFASLSVRRLRKRQMRNFFVCLMVSQGVPMFYMGDEYGHTKGGNNNTYCHDHYVNYFRWDKKEEQSSDLYRFCRLMTKFRKECESLGLEDFPTSERLQWHGHQPGKPDWSEASRFVAFTMKDETKGEIYVAFNTSHLPVVVGLPERPGFRWEPVVDTGKEAPYDFLTDGLPDRAVTIYQFSHFLNSNLYPMLSYSSIILVLRPDV from the exons ATGACGCAGCTCCCCAGCGTCTCGTCGCCGCGCCCGCTGCTCGCCGTGCCCGCCGTCCGGTGGCGCGCCGGCGTGCGGGCGCGGCCCAATGCGGCGGGGAGCGCGGGAGCGGGGCGGGGGCGGCTGTTTTtccgcgccgccgcggcgcggCCCGTGGCCACGGCGGTGCAGGCGGAGCAGGAggacggcgaggaggaggaggaggtggtggtggaggagaggTACGCGCTGGGCGGCGCGTGCAGGGTGCTCGCGGGAATGCCCGCGCCGCTGGGGGCCACCGCGCTCCACGGCGGGGTCAACTTCGCCGTCTACTCCAGCGGCGCCTCCGCCGCGTCGCTGTGCCTCTTCACCCCCGACGACCTCAAGGCG GAAACGGTGACTGAGGAGGTGCCCCTTGATCCCCTGCTCAACCTGACGGGAAACGTGTGGCATGTGTTCATCCATGGGGACCAGCTgcacgacatgctctacggataCAGGTTCGATGGCGTGTTTGCCCCTGAGCGCGGCCAGTACTATGATGTGTCCAACATCGTGGTGGATCCGTACGCTAAG GCAGTGGTAAGCCGAGGTAAATATGGTGTGCCTGGACCTGGTGATAATTGCTGGCCTCAAATGGCTGGTATGATCCCTCTTCCGCATAGTACG TTTAACTGGCAAGGCGACCTACCCCTGAAGTATCATCAGAAGGACCTTGTCATCTATGAAATGCATTTGCGTGGGTTCACCAAGCATGATTCAAGCAACGCAAAACACCCAGGAACTTACATTGGTGCTGTGTCAAAGCTTGACCATCTAAAG GAACTTGGAGTCAATTGTATAGAGTTAATGCCCTGCCATGAGTTCAACGAGCTAGAGTACTTCAGCTCCTCTTCCAA GATGAACTTCTGGGGGTATTCCACAATAAATTTTTTCTCACCAATGGCAAGATATTCGTCAAGTGGCATAAGAGACTCTGGACGCGGTGCCATaaatgaatttaaaacttttgtAAGGGAGGCCCACAAACGGGGAATTGAG GTGATCATGGATGTTGTCTTCAATCATACAGCTGAAGGTAATGAGAAAGGCCCAATATTATCCTTTAGGGGGATAGACAATAGTACATACTACATGCTTGCACCTAAG GGAGAGTTTTATAATTATTCTGGTTGTGGAAATACCTTCAATTGTAATCATCCTGTAGTCCGTGAATTTATAGTGGATTGCTTGAG ATACTGGGTAACAGAAATGCATGTTGATGGTTTTCGTTTTGACCTTGCATCTATAATGACCAGAGGATGCAG TCTATGGGATCCAGTTAATGTGTATGGAAGTCCAATGGAAGGTGACATGATTACAACAGGGACACCTCTTGTTTCCCCACCACTTGTTGACATGATTAGCAATGACCCAATTCTTGGAGATGTCAAG CTCATTGCTGAAGCATGGGATGCAGGAGGCCTCTATCAAGTAGGTCAATTTCCTCACTGGAACGTTTGGTCAGAGTGGAATGGAAAG TATCGCGATACCGTGCGTCAGTTCATCAAAGGCACAGATGGATTTGCTGGTGCTTTTGCTGAATGCCTATGCGGAAGTCCACAGTTATACCAG GCAGGGGGGAGGAAGCCTTGGCACAGTGTCAACTTTGTATGTGCACACGATGGATTTACACTGGCTGATTTGGTCACATACAATAACAAGTACAACTTGTCAAATGGTGAGAACAACAGAGATGGGGAAAATCATAATCTTAGCTGGAATTGTGGGGAG GAAGGAGAATTTGCAAGTTTGTCAGTCCGAAGATTAAGGAAGAGGCAAATGCGCAATTTCTTTGTTTGTCTTATGGTTTCTCAG gGAGTTCCAATGTTCTACATGGGTGATGAATATGGTCACACAAAGGGAGGGAACAACAATACATACTGCCATGACCATTAT GTCAATTATTTCCGTTGGGATAAGAAGGAAGAACAATCCTCTGATTTGTACAGATTCTGTCGCCTCATGACTAAATTCCGCAA GGAATGTGAATCCCTTGGTCTTGAGGACTTCCCGACTTCAGAACGGTTGCAATGGCACGGTCATCAGCCTGGGAAGCCTGACTGGTCAGAGGCAAGCCGATTTGTTGCCTTCACCATG AAGGATGAAACCAAAGGCGAGATCTACGTGGCCTTCAACACCAGCCACCTGCCGGTGGTCGTCGGGCTTCCAGAGCGCCCTGGGTTCCGATGGGAGCCAGTGGTGGACACAGGCAAGGAAGCACCATATGACTTCCTCACTGACGGCCTACCAGATCGTGCTGTCACCATCTACCAGTTCTCTCATTTCCTCAACTCCAATCTCTACCCTATGCTTAGCTACTCTTCTATCATCCTTGTATTGCGCCCTGATGTCTGA
- the LOC8081347 gene encoding uncharacterized protein LOC8081347 produces MAAWRDGYLDMVLIPLAILFPALYHLWLYRAVRRSPLSSTVGISAAARRIWVFSMMKNNEKQAVTVVQSIRNVLMGSTLVGTTSILFCTGVAAVLSSTYAVKKPLSDAVFGAHGEYMMALKYLLLLSVFLLAFLCHSLAICTLNQASFLVNALSPAPHLHLPGVTRDYVADVMERGFILNLAGNRLFFAGAPLLLWISGPVFPCICSMAMIPVLYNMDVVDDADDGRSRSSSGGANGAVVVMDGESDDQSIEVV; encoded by the exons atggcggcgtgGAGGGACGGCTACCTGGACATGGTGCTCATCCCGCTCGCCATCCTCTTCCCCGCCCTATACCACCTCTGGCTCTACCGCGCCGTCCGCCGCAGCCCTCTCAGCTCCACCGTCGGCAtcagcgccgccgctcgccgcatCTGGGTCTTCTCCATGATGAAG AACAACGAGAAGCAGGCGGTGACCGTGGTGCAGTCGATCCGGAACGTGCTGATGGGTTCGACGCTGGTGGGCACGACGTCGATCCTCTTCTGCACGGGCGTGGCGGCGGTGCTGAGCAGCACCTACGCCGTGAAGAAGCCGCTCAGCGACGCCGTCTTCGGCGCGCACGGCGAGTACATGATGGCGCTCAAGTACCTGCTCCTCCTCTCCGTCTTCCTCCTCGCCTTCCTCTGCCACAGCCTCGCCATCTGCACGCTCAACCAGGCCTCTTTCCTCGTCAACGCGCTCTCGCCGGCGCCGCACCTCCACCTCCCCGGCGTCACGCGGGACTACGTCGCCGACGTCATGGAGAGAGGATTCATCCTCAACCTCGCCGGCAACCGCCTCTTCTTCGCCGGCGCGCCCCTCCTGCTCTGGATCTCTGGCCCCGTGTTCCCCTGCATCTGCTCAATGGCCATGATCCCTGTTCTTTATAACATGGACGTGGTCGATGACGCCGACGATGgccggagcaggagcagcagcggtGGAGCCAATGGCGCTGTCGTCGTCATGGATGGCGAGAGTGACGATCAGAGCATTGAAGTCGTCTGA
- the LOC8064004 gene encoding pollen receptor-like kinase 1, which translates to MARVPSLLLARLIFLLLLLLVADAARLPLSLAPGDDAAASDALLKLKAGIKDEDGALGSWSPDTSPCGGDGNGGGTTWMGVMCNKDGVHGLQLEGLGLSGKLDLRALKSLPGPGLRTLSFMDNEFAGPLPDVKELSGLRAVFLSGNKFSGVIPADAFAGMGSLKKVVLSNNEFTGPIPPSLADAPRLLELQLNDNKFQGKIPDLKQGELTQVNLANNELEGEIPASLKSMSPDMFAGNKKLCGPPLGAKCEAPPPPSPSPKAPPPSQSPKAPPATSAKEGTTPSVPAADIVGSTGASSADDAKQDEAQKPAEGSTSFGVLAAFLGALAIAGVAFVALRRRSGYKNKNFGPTASSARPSGPPRVEPHPPAAKAQASAAQATGAADGSVSRGGGAARKVEQGRLTFVREDRGRFFELQDLLKATAEVLGTANLGVCYCATLTSGHSVVVKRFKEMNRVGREDFEEHMRRLGRLSHPNLLPLVAYYYRKEEKLLIHDYVPNRSLANLLHGGGEGCGMKKAAVHWAARLKIVKGVARALSYLYDELGMLTVPHGHLKSSNILLDGHYEPLLTDYALVPVMNQSHAAQLMVAFKAPERKQFGRSSKKSDVWCLGLLILEMLTGKQPSYDLHKPSGESSSSSPPQKPGPAAGNTTDLVTVVASTPEGEWLDTVVDPDLRGEEEEDKQEMVKLIRVGMACCETNVDSRWELRTAIDRIEELKAKERPDEEQAFYTTVNEEEYSDVAIN; encoded by the exons ATGGCCCGAGTGCCATCGTTGCTGCTAGCGCGCCTCATCTTCCTCCTCTTGCTCCTGCTGGTCGCTGACGCCGCGCGGCTCCCGCTGTCCCTCGCGCCCGGCGacgacgccgccgcctccgACGCGCTCCTCAAGCTCAAGGCCGGCATCAAGGACGAAGACGGCGCGCTCGGCTCCTGGTCCCCCGACACGAGCCCCTGCGGAGGAGATGGCAACGGCGGGGGGACCACCTGGATGGGCGTCATGTGCAACAAGGACGGCGTGCACGGCCTGCAGCTCGAGGGGTTGGGCCTCTCCGGCAAGCTCGACCTGCGCGCCCTCAAGAGCCTGCCTGGCCCCGGCCTCCGCACGCTCAGCTTCATGGACAACGAGTTCGCCGGACCGTTGCCCGACGTCAAGGAGCTCAGCGGCCTCCGCGCTGTCTTTCTGTCCGGGAACAAGTTCTCCGGGGTCATCCCCGCCGACGCGTTCGCCGGGATGGGCTCGCTTAAGAAGGTGGTCCTGTCCAACAATGAATTCACCGGACCCATCCCGCCGTCGCTCGCCGACGCGCCCAGGCTCCTGGAGCTGCAGCTCAATGACAACAAGTTTCAGGGCAAGATCCCTGACCTGAAACAGGGCGAGTTGACGCAAGTCAACCTCGCAAACAATGAGCTCGAGGGGGAGATCCCGGCGAGCCTCAAATCCATGTCACCCGACATGTTCGCCG GCAACAAGAAGCTTTGCGGCCCACCGCTCGGTGCCAAATGCGAGGCccctccgccgccgtcgccgtcacCAAAGGCACCACCGCCGTCGCAGTCACCAAAGGCGCCGCCGGCGACCTCCGCCAAAGAAGGGACCACACCGTCGGTACCAGCAGCAGACATCGTGGGGTCTACAGGCGCGTCGTCAGCTGACGACGCGAAGCAAGACGAGGCCCAGAAGCCCGCCGAGGGCTCCACGTCGTTCGGCGTCCTCGCCGCGTTCCTTGGCGCGCTTGCGATCGCCGGCGTGGCGTTCGTCGCGCTGCGCAGACGGAGTGGGTACAAGAACAAGAACTTCGGCCCGACCGCGTCGTCGGCTCGGCCCTCGGGGCCGCCGAGGGTCGAGCCGCACCCACCGGCGGCGAAGGCTCAAGCAAGCGCGGCACAGGCGACCGGCGCCGCCGACGGGTCCGtgtcccgcggcggcggcgcggcgcggaaGGTGGAGCAGGGGCGGCTGACATTCGTGCGCGAAGACCGCGGTCGGTTCTTCGAGCTGCAGGACCTGCTCAAGGCGACGGCGGAGGTGCTGGGCACGGCCAACCTCGGCGTGTGCTACTGCGCCACGCTCACGTCGGGCCACTCCGTCGTCGTGAAGCGGTTCAAGGAGATGAACCGGGTGGGCAGGGAGGACTTCGAGGAGCACATGCGGCGGCTGGGCCGGCTCAGCCACCCCAACCTCCTCCCGCTCGTCGCCTACTACTACCGCAAGGAGGAGAAGCTGCTCATCCACGACTACGTCCCCAACCGGAGCTTGGCGAACCTCCTCCATG GCGGCGGAGAGGGCTGCGGGATGAAGAAGGCGGCGGTGCACTGGGCGGCGCGGCTGAAGATCGTCAAGGGCGTGGCGCGGGCGCTCAGCTACCTGTACGACGAGCTGGGCATGCTCACGGTGCCGCACGGCCACCTCAAGTCGTCCAACATCCTGCTCGACGGCCACTACGAGCCGCTGCTGACGGACTACGCGCTGGTGCCGGTGATGAACCAGTCGCACGCCGCGCAGCTCATGGTGGCCTTCAAGGCCCCGGAGCGGAAGCAGTTCGGCCGCTCGTCCAAGAAGAGCGACGTCTGGTGCCTCGGCCTGCTCATCCTCGAGATGCTCACCGGGAAGCAGCCGAGCTACGACCTGCACAAGCCCTCGGgcgagtcgtcgtcgtcgtcaccgcCGCAGAAGCCGGGTCCGGCGGCGGGCAACACCACGGACCTGGTGACCGTCGTGGCGTCGACGCCGGAGGGCGAGTGGCTGGACACGGTGGTGGACCCGGACCTgcggggcgaggaggaggaggacaagCAGGAGATGGTGAAGCTGATCAGGGTCGGCATGGCGTGCTGCGAGACCAACGTGGACAGCCGGTGGGAGCTCAGGACCGCCATTGACAGGATCGAGGAGCTCAAGGCCAAGGAGCGCCCCGACGAGGAGCAGGCCTTCTACACGACGGTGAACGAGGAGGAATACAGCGACGTTGCCATCAACTGA
- the LOC110437087 gene encoding uncharacterized protein LOC110437087, translating into MDSEDEEQGSSPESDPPPPSPPQQPLLLNPAYAQCKSVIHDELRSFRVFLQWCALDHSTRACRAASYAAFVALALLVPAAVSLSLRADAALSRDSASAITFNRVAQAPATGLAVISFATLAAFFRRLGGLRQLLFLDGALRDDTAFVRRGYARELDRAFRTLAALLLPSLCVEAAHKAVFFFCTVRVEPPAAVLPFPTLLMPWRAVALLATVASWVYRTGVFLLVCVLFRLTCELQILRFEGIYGMFDVEARPAAAAEIFAEHRRIRTQLLATSHRYRVFIICCLVTITVSQLGALVVALSSRDAKSFSNTGDLLVGSAVQLSGFFMCLLGAARITHRAQRMVSIASQWHMSMESSMHHGKSSSSPATTSAIDDVDASSHVSDSSTAAVSQAEPGAPCSYRSRQALVTYLRHNGGGITLFGFTLDRGLLHTIFVFEMTLVLWILSKVVVL; encoded by the exons atggactctgaggacgaggagCAGGGCTCGTCGCCGGAGTCGGACCCCCCGCCTCCGtcgccgccgcagcagccgcTGCTGCTGAACCCGGCGTACGCGCAGTGCAAGTCGGTGATCCACGACGAGCTGCGCAGCTTCCGCGTGTTCCTGCAGTGGTGCGCGCTGGACCACAGCACCCGCGCGTGTCGCGCCGCCTCGTACGCGGCGTTCGTGGCGCTGGCGCTCCTGGTCCCCGCCGCGGTGTCGCTGTCGCTCCGCGCCGACGCCGCGCTGTCCCGGGACTCGGCGTCCGCCATCACCTTCAACCGCGTTGCGCAGGCCCCCGCCACGGGGCTCGCCGTCATCTCCTTCGCCACGCTGGCCGCCTTCTTCCGCCGCCTCGGCGGCCTCCGGCAGCTGCTGTTCCTCGACGGCGCGCTCCGCGACGACACCGCCTTCGTCCGGCGCGGGTACGCGCGGGAGCTGGACCGCGCGTTCCGCACCCTGGCCGCGCTCCTGCTCCCGTCGCTCTGCGTGGAGGCCGCGCACAAggccgtcttcttcttctgcacCGTCAGGGTGGAGCCGCCCGCCGCGGTGCTCCCGTTCCCCACTCTGCTCATGCCGTGGCGCGCGGTGGCGCTGCTCGCCACGGTGGCGTCGTGGGTGTACCGCACGGGGGTGTTCCTTCTTGTCTGCGTGCTGTTCCGCCTCACCTGCGAGCTCCAGATCCTGCGCTTCGAGGGCATCTACGGCATGTTCGACGTGGAGGcgcgccccgccgccgccgctgagaTCTTCGCGGAGCACCGCCGCATCCGCACGCAGCTGCTCGCCACCAGCCACCGGTACAGGGTGTTCATCATCTGCTGCCTCGTCACCATCACCGTCAGCCAGCTCGGCGCGCTCGTCGTCGCCCTCTCGTCTAGGGACGCCAAGAGCTTCTCCAACACCGGCGACCTCCTG GTCGGCTCGGCGGTGCAGCTGAGCGGCTTCTTCATGTGCCTGCTGGGAGCGGCCAGGATCACGCACAGGGCGCAGAGGATGGTGTCCATCGCCAGCCAGTGGCACATGAGCATGGAGTCGTCGATGCACCACGGCAAATCATCGTCGTCGCCGGCCACCACGTCGGCCATCGACGACGTCGACGCGTCGTCCCACGTCTCCGACTCGTCGACGGCGGCCGTCTCCCAGGCGGAGCCCGGAGCGCCGTGCTCGTACAGGAGCAGACAAGCACTCG TGACTTACCTACGGCACAACGGCGGCGGGATCACCCTGTTCGGCTTCACGCTGGACAGAGGCCTCCTCCACACCATCTTCGTCTTCGAGATGACTCTGGTGCTCTGGATCCTCAGCAAAGTCGTGGTGCTCTAG